ATAGCTCTATTAAATCAGGCTCTCGGGTTCCAAATGACTTTCAATCATTCTTTGAAAAGTATCAAAATATTTGTAAAGTTGGGTTCAACGGAGTAGAGGCAGAAGAGAGCTTTAATACTTATGTTAAACCCAATATAAACTGTGAAACTATTAGCTTTGTTCGCTTGCCTTCATCAAGTTCTGCTTATGCAGTAACCTTGGAAAATAAAATTGAAATATGGCAAGAGAAACTCACTCCCTAACAAACGGCGACATTATCATACGTCTCAAAAGACGCGCTTCGCTCGCCTGAGTAACGAGCATATGCTCAATATAAAACAAAACTAAGGAGATCTAAATGGGTATTGATGAATATATAGAAAAAGATGTAACTGATACGGAATCCATTTTGAATTTCGTAAACTCGATCGAAAAAAACAAGTCGGAATTAGTTTTATCGACTAAAGGGAAGGTTGTTGGGGCGATACTTACAGCTGAACAATACGAATGGTTTCTTGACCAAATAGATGCTCAGCAGGATATTGAAGAAATTAATAGCCGCTCAAAGGATAGGCAAGGATCTCAGAGTTTAGATGACTTTAAAAAGGAGCTGGATAAATGATCGACAGTGAAGATAAAAAGCTTACAAATGAAGAAAGAGCTGAAATTGCTAAGCGAAAGCTGGAAATGGAAATCCAAAAAAAAGCAAATCAAGTAACTTCACTTTCTGAACTTAAAAATGAATTAAGAGAACCAAATAAAGGGAATTGGTAATGGCATATGATGTAGTAATTCACCGTGAAGCAAAAAAGGATATTAAAAAACTACATCCTCAAATTAGGGACCGTGTGATTTCGGCATTAGAAGCAATCTCTGAAGACCCAAGGCTTCATGGATCTATTCAACTATCTGGTTACTCTGACTTATACCGGTATAGAGTGGGGCATCATAGGATTGTATATAGGATTAATGATGGTGAATTGGAGGTTTTAGTATTGGATGTAAAGCCGAGAGGCGAAGTATATAAAAAGTACTAATATAAAAAGATTGTATTGCCTTTAAAAGGTATGGGCTGGGACGGCTTACACTACGTGTTGTACCGTCTTAGCTCTTATATTCTCGTATTCTGTGCTATGAATTAGCTCTTAAACTAACTTGAATGCTATAATTTTTTGGCTGCATTTTAGCCCCTGAAAACTGAAAACATATCGTACGTCCGGCTCCTCAAGCAAAAGACTTACACATATTTTTATATTCAAAAGGCTTAAGTTCGAAAAAGACAGAAATAAAAAGGGCCACTATTTCTTAACCGTTACAGATCAAACGCTTCTTACTCAGTTAGTTTCAAAACTTAAGATTGTTGCCCCAAGAATGGCGTTAATAAGAGAAGGTTTTTCTTACCTATGATTACTTATAAATTTCCTGAAGAAAAAGAATACGCGGAGTTCTACGCAAAAAAGTTAGATGATGAACTTATCCTGCAATTCCTTCAAAATGGCATTATTTTAAACAAATCTCAAGCCGAGCATATCTGTCGTTTCTTTTGGGCTATGGTAGATGCATCAATTGAGGGCGAAAATAACGGAGTAAAGCTTCAATGGAATGAAGGAGCTGAATTTTGGAACGGGAAAATAATGAACTCTATTTCAGCACACCTTGAAGCCCTAGGCTATGAAGAAGAATGGGAAAATGAAGTCGATAAACAATAAGCATAACTTATAACAAAAACGTAGTATTCTAGTGTACACGCTTAGAGGGTTATAGTTATCCGAACCCCAGCAATTAACAAACCGCTGTAGTTCCATACGTTGGTCGATGCGGCGTTATGAGTAATTAGGAATTTTACGCCAATAAATACAAATACGTTATTATCGAGGTTTTTTAGACTGGAGTGGTTCCCCATTTTTAGAGTATATTCCCGGGTGCTATGATGAGGTTTTTTGAATACGCTGTTTATATGTCTTTCAAACCACTAATCTAATGAGAGCCAACCAATGAATAAAGCTAGCGTCGATGAAATAAAATCACTTCTTTCCGACTGGGCCGAATCAACTCGCCAAGATAAAAAAGACAAAATCTTGGAAAATCATCAACCAGAAGCGGTCATCTTTGATGTCCTGGCTCCCATTAAGTATGAAGGGAAGCTTGCGTACAGAAAGAGCTTTGATGAATGGCAGCCACCTTTCGCCATTCCATGCCTTTTCGAGCTATCAGAACTAAACATTCAAGCGGGAGATGACACGGGTTTTGCTCATTGTCTTATAAATTGTGGAGGTACCTTACCGGACGGAAAACAGGTTAAAGACACCGTTCGCGCAACCTTTTGCTTTGTTAAAACTAAGGATTCATGGCAATTTGCTCACCACCATATTTCGTCGCCAATGAAGGTTGGTAAGTGAGCCGAAACTTATAGCAAGGGAAACTATACTGAACACCCATAGGTCAGTGGTGTGCTTAGTTACATAGATACCTCTCATATTTTTTACAAATATCAGCTGGCATAATAATAAATATCGCTCTATTCAGAGTGCATTTAGACTCTTGATATTTGTCAGTGGATGATATGATACAGCTTAGTTTGAATACGCTGCTGTATAAAAGGAGGGGCCGTGGAAGACTCTAGGTTTTGGGATATTGTTGAAAGCGTTACAAATCGAGTTTCTGATATTGAAGACATTTTCGAGGGGTTAGTTGAGGTTGTAAGCAAACTCACCCCTAAAGAAATTATCGCATTCAAGCAAAAGCAATATGAGGTAAGTGACCTCGTTTATCGTTGGGATATTTGGGCTGTAGCCTATATCTTAAATGGTGGCTGTTCCGATGATGGCTTTACTTATTTCAGGGCCGGCTTGATCTCTGGTGGGCGAGAGAAATTTGATGCAGCACTTAAAAATCCTGAATCGCTTGCCGATTGGCTACCTGAAGACTTCGAAGCGGAGGACTTCATGTATATAGCTAATGATGCCTACGAGAAGGTCACAGGAAAGGAGTTTCCTTATGACCGCCTTACTTCTGAAGGCAGAGATGATCCCGTTGGCGAAGCGTGGGATGAGGACGATTTACCCAAGCGATATCCTGCTTTATATAGTAAGTATTTTTAACTTCGGGTATTGTCCATAGTAAAACTATATACAGTAAGCAGATTTCCCATCGTTTGATTTCATAACGAGCGTTATGTTCGCACAAGACGAGCAAAAAGAAAGCTGCTACTTGATTATGGGGTTATCTTGCGAAGCAAAGTGAATAAAAAATTACTCGGCATACTCCCTGGTATAGGGGCCTATGTCTATACCTTGGCAACTCAAGAAACTTTATCAGCCTCCAGCGTATTTGGATGGTTGGCATACTCTATATCCATTGGATCAATAATATTCTTTGCCATCAGTGCCCCCTATGATAAGCAGAGCTCATTCACTGTCTTTGGCCGAAATCAACGCTATAGGACTGCTGTACCCGTTATCCCAACCAACGTAGCACTCAGTATCGTTGGGGCTATAGCAGCCTCTCTAACAATCAGTTTTGTTCTCTACCATGTCAGCCAGTAGCCACTTAATAAGGCTTGCAGGCAAGACAGTCTACTCCTCCTACCTTCATCTGCAGTTATTATCTACTAGGCAAAGCTTAAATTCCCATGTCAACTCTAGAAGTAAGTAAATGAAAGAAGTCATCCCGATATCTGAGCAGCAAGCAAAAGCGAAATTGGTAGAGCTTCAAGGAGCAAAGGTCTCTTATGCCTGGAGAGGGCATGGAAGCGCAATCTTTTTGGAGTTGGGTGAGCTGACCCAGTCGAAACGAGGAAATAATCCTTCCGGTGATCAAACAATAATGATTGAATGGTCATGGCGACTGGAGAATAAAGATTCAATATTACTGGGAAGCTGGAGTGACCCAGATGAAATCAAACGGTTCCCAAAATTATTAGTTGACACCAATATAAAGAAGATCGATTTCTTTAGCCGAATTCCTGAACTAGAGATATCACTGAGCAAAGACCTATGATTGCTGACGTTTATGACGGAGAAAGCGTATCCTGAGTGGTCAATCAGGTTTAAAAATGGACAGTGGCTATATTATGACAAAGGTTCTTTCAACATTGAAACAACAAGTGCATAGTGAATTTTCACAAACAGATTTTAGATTTTTAAATAGCATTCTCTAATACGAATTTATATATCAATAAAGATGAAATTTAAGTTTAAAAATATAACAATCTTGTCACTTTTTTTAATGCTACTATCGCCTTTTTCATTTTCTTGCACTGCAATTGATAGTGTCAGATTTTATGAAACTGAAGTTGAGGTTGTATTGCGAGAATGGAACCAAAAGGGATTTGGCAATAAGATCGAAACCTCTACGATAACGATAATAACCGCACCTGATTATAAAGGTGATATCGTTATTCTACGCAATAATGACGAGAAGTCCGGTTTCATTGCGGAAGTTTACAAACCAAAACCGAATGCACTGAACCCTGATCTATGGAAGTTTGTAACTGGTAATGTTGAAAAATCCATAGTGAAACAACCTAACGGCACATTCCATTTATCTGAGATGATTGATAACGGGGTAAGGGTTGAGATTATTAATCTTAATAATAAAAGCTTGAAACCAATGAATTTCTCAGAAAGTGGTTAAATTATCAGTTTCATTTATAGTGAAATTGCTTACAAGCTTGGATATAACAAGTTCCTCGGTAAAGCAGGCTCTAATTACCAAAATCAAGCAGATCTTTTAAAGAGAAGATAGTATTATCTCAAGAATAGATATAAAGTCATACAACTATAGGCATGATGAAGCGATCAGTCACAGTTATTATTGGGTTAGGCATTCTGCTATTCGTGGGCGCTTTATTGCTTTCGCAACCCATAGCTTGCAGCACAGATTACGAGTTTCAAAAATCCCCTGTTGTAAAACATATTGAATCTAAAGGTTGGCCAATAAAACATCTTACTCCAATGAATAATCCTGATAACAGTTGCCAAGCAAGTTTTCTTTATAGATCAGACAATCAACACGTAAAGTTTGTTGTTGTCGCCGGCACTAAAGTGACATGGTGGGACTTCAATGAACGCGATTAATAGAAATTCCAAAAAACTGGCACTATTGAACAGCTAGTTATGTATCAAGTAGGAAGAAATGAATGGCAATAAAATGCCCTGAATGCAAGTCGAAAAATGTAGATGAAGTATTCCCCTTTAGTTTTTCTAAGTCGCGCTGCCCAGATTGTGGTTTTGAATACATTTTAAGTATTTGGTACCGCCTATCTGTTCATACGTTTTTGTGGTCGGTGCTGATATTCTTAGTCATTCCTTTTAACTTTATTGCGTCAGCTGATAATATTTCTAATACAGTAGGGTTTACATTGATTGGCTTGATGATGATTTGTCCTATGGCCTACTGGTATATCACGTATACATGCTATCGAGTAGAAACTCCCAATAGGGTTAGTAAAACCAATTTTTTGATTTTTTGGGTTCTTACAGTGGCAACATATACCCCAGCAGTTATCTATATGGCAGGCTCTAATGCATAACAATGCGCTGTATGTCAAAGGCCAACTTTGTGCATTTTTACCCAGTCGCTGCGCTCCCATTATCGTGCATAAAGCGTCCAAAACTGTCCGCAGCTGAACGTGGCGATATTAATCAATTACTAACATCAGCCTTAAACTAAAGAAGAAGAAAATTGAAATATCTATTCCTGACTCTTATCTTTCTTACCATTTTCGGCTGTGCTTCTCAAGCGCCGAGAGAAATTTTGTTACCGAAGATCATGAATATTGAAGGTAAGAATTTCATTTCTGCAAATGTATTCAAAGAGTATGAATTAGAAATAAGCAGGCCAAAGGGTGGTGAATTCACTGTAAATATACCAGAAAAGGAAGCACCAAATTACTATGCATGCGGTGGAGTTTACTGGGACGAGTCCCTATATGCTCAAAAGATTCTAGAAGAAGCAGATTTAGTATTGGATTTTAAGGGCGTGAAAGAAGTTTGGGTCCCAATTGAAGGCGAGCCTAAAAAACTATATATTTTCGAAGTTCGGTAGTATAGCGAGTTTCTGTATCCGATTGTGTACACTTTTTTCGCCATACTGAAGCAGGACGGATTCATTCCGATAGGACAATAAGGAATCAATACCTTATGAGAATAGCCACATTATTTATATTGCTTTTTTTCGCTACATTTAGCTATTCTGAAGAGATTACCAATTGCCCCCAAAAACTTCAACGAATTGAAGGATATGACCCTAGTTATCCAATCCGAGAGAGCCGACAACCTGTAGATGGCTGGGTAGTTCTAACCGCTCGCCTTAATCCAGATGGGGAATTAGAAGAAGTCGACATTGTAGAATCAGTGCCACATAAATTTTTTGATCAATCTGTTTTAAATGCTGTAAGCAGTTGGAAGTTCGACTGGTCGGGTAGCTGGTGTAAGTATAAAACTAAGATTATCTTCGTATTTAGTGGCTTGTAGTGGCACACCAGATTTGGCCACTTGACTTTGAGTGGTATTATCACGCTCAACAGAATCAGATGGAATAGTGACCAAGTCGAGCAAAAAACATTTTCCTCCCGGATTCCGTTGGGAATCTGCGCAGCTTGTAGTCGACCAAAACTATACGATGAAAGAAGCTTACGAAGCCATGGGAGTAAGCAAGTCTACGATAGAGTCGTGGGTTCGTAAGCTTCGCTGAGTGCGAGATAGAAAAGCACCTGAAAGTATCGCAATCACACCTGACCAGCTACGCATTCAAGAGCTCGGGCGATAGCTTAGATGGGTTGAGGAGGAAAGAAATTCTAAAAAGGCTACGGCCCTCTTGATGTCTGACTCGCTGAAAAATTCACGGTAATCGAGCGATTGCAGAAATGCTATGCTTTTTAAAAACTGAGTGAAGTAATTAGTGTACACCGGAGCTGCGAGACAGGCCTCATGAGCAAGAGCCAGAAGAAATGCAATTGTAGGCTCTAATTAGAGCCGCCTATAAAGTTGGCAACAGCTCAGCCGATACCGCGCTGGACAGTGAATAAAGCTACTTGGCCTAGAAAGCGCTCAACTACCGAGCCATCGATACAGGAAATCCGAGCAGCCACATATTGATGTGCCGAATTATCTAGACCGGAAGTTCGATGTAGTTGAACCCACGGCGATATCACGTATATGTGGATAGGAACTCGCTGAGCATATCTTGCCGTAGTGTACGTAAACCTGTTGGGTGGGCGTTTGATTCTACCCATCAACAACGGACACACCGCTAAGCGACTAGTTGTTCCTCAAACGCCTCGGGGCTGGGATAGCCATTGGCGCTGTGTAAGCGATTTCGATTGTAGTCTATCTCTATATACTCAAATACGGTTTCTCGCATGAGGCACCTCGCAGGAAAGCGGTTACCATGGATTGCTTCTACCTTAAGTGAGTGGAAGAACATTTCGGCACAAGCGTTATCATAGCAATTACCTTTGGCGCTCATGCTGCACCACAGATCATAAGCTGTAATTAAAGATTGATAATCTTTAGAGCAATACTTACTTCCCCTGTCAGTATGCACAATAACATTCGTAGGTTTCTTACGGCGCCACAAAGCCATTTAAAGAGCGTCACAGACCAATGTAGCTGTCATCATTTCTGACATCGCCCAACCAATAACCAGCCGACTATATAGGTCTATCACTACAGCCAGATATAACCAACCTTCTTCCGTTCGTAGGTAGGTAATATCCCCAGCCCATTTCTGACTCGGCACTTCCGCATTGAAGTTCTACTTGAGCAGAGTTAGAGCTACTGGCAGACCATGTTTTGAGTAGGTTGTGGCTTTATATCTTCTGCCTACTTTAGCCCGTAGGCTCTGCCGACGCATGCTGGCAGCAACTGCTTCTTGATTATATTTACTCCCCTCACTGGCCAACTCCTTCGTAAGGCAAGGCGCGCCACTACGTTCTTTACTGGCTATAAAGCGCTGCTGTACCAAGTTATCGAGCTGCATCCGGTACTGCTGCTGCTTGGATTGGTCGGCCGATCTTGACACCCAATCGTAAAATCCACTGCGGGATACGCCGAATACCTTGGCCATCGCTTTGATGCTGAATTCATGCCTGTGCTTTTGTATGAAGGCGTACCTCATTTCAGGCTCTTTGCAAAGTACGCTGCGGTCTTTTTTAAGACTGCCAACTCCTCTGCCTACTCAGCCAGCTACCGCTTAAGTCCAGCATTCTCTGTGGCAAGCTCTCTCTCGGCATCTCCTGGCTCTGATGTAACTTTACCTTACTTCGCCATCCGTAAATCTGGGAAGGATGCAACCCAAGCTGTTTAGCGGCAACGCTTACCCCGACCTTAAGCGCCAGTGCTAGGACATCCTTTCTATACTCCTCCGAGTATTGTTTACGAGTGGTTTTGGTTGGATTACTTGGTCTTGTCATAGAGCACCTCTGCTGCGTAGTTTATCGCTTAAGAGAGTATCCGTCATAGGTGGGTAGGATCATTGTAATTCTCGGAGATCTTTAGAGCTTGGGTAGCCGCCGTATTGTAAGCTGCCCCTGTCATACAAGCTAAGAAATAATAAAAATATTTAAAGTCGTAAACGTCGCTAATTTAGTAGAACTTTATACTTATCATGAAGCTTTAATCACTAAATGTCGTAGTATTAAAGGCAAATAGCTGTTTATGGAATATACTAAAAAATATTAAGGACGTCTGAAAAAATTGTATTCCTTAAAAATAGGACATACCGATAGAACCCTCATGAAAAATTAATAAAATAAAACAAATTTTTTAAAGATGATACACAAATCAAAATAAGTATCACAACAAAGTGAAAAAATAACAATATTCATCTTGGGCTAAACACTCCTCAACTATTCACTGCTATACGGTAAGCTGGATATCCACCCCATTGCCAGTTTGACATTGCCATATTGCATATCTACTCCCAAAATATGAACGTATAACTATTACCCACTTCTTTAGTAATAATGCAAGTTTTCCCTAAATTCCTGGTTAAGATTCGAAGAGTTAGCACACGTAGTTAGATCACAAATTGGTTACTTGTGAAAGCAAATTTCGTGTGCTAATACCGATAACGCTCTGTTAATTTTTGTCAATTACATATTCACCTTATCTTTATACTTGCCATGCACCCCTTGTTTTGCGTATTTTATCGCAAAGAGAGGTTTCATCATTGCTGGGTAAGATCTTATCAAGTTTACACATAGTAAACCGATCCGCATGGAAACTAGAGATCAATGGTCTGAAAACAATAAGCAGTCGTACATATGGATGAAGTAATACAGAGACGCAAGCTACCCTTAAAAAAAGCAACAATAGTAATAGGGGCTCTGATACTTGTAGCTCTGATAGTTGTCTCAATATCAGGTAACCCGGCCTCAATTGAGGTAGATACTAAAAGACTCGTTATTTCTCAAGTCGAAGAAAAGATATTTAGCGAGTATATCCCAGTAATTGGTACGGTTACGCCTCAAACAACTGTCTATTTAGATCTACAAGAAGGCGGTATCGTCAAGGAAATATATATTCAGGGGGGGACACTGGTTCAAAAAGGAGATGTTATTCTCCAGCTTGCTAATGCTAGTGCGCAAAAATCAAATGTTGACTCCGAATCGCAAGCTCTAAGAACACTTAATGACCTAAGAACTCAGAAAATTAACTTAACCCAACAGTACTTGCAGAGTAAGGAAAATCTTTTAGATCTAAATAAGCAACTACTTGATGCTCAAAGGCTATTTTCAAAGTTAACTAAGCTTTACGAAAATGATGGGGCTAATATCACACAAAATGAATATGAAGAAGCCCGTGATATGGTTTTATATCTCAAAAAGAAAATTGAGTTAAAAGAAGAACGCATCAAACAAGAGAATACTTTAAGATTACAACAAGAAGAACAAATTGATGATTCTATTAAAAGGTCAAATAGAAGTTTAATTATTCTTTCGGATATTATGAACAGCTTGGAGGTAAGAGCACCTATAAGTGGGCAATTGTCATCCATGAATGCAGAAATCGGGCAGAGCTTTAATCGTGGGCAGCGTGTCGGACAGGTGGATAAGTTAGACCACTTTAAAGTGCGTGTAAAAATTGACCAGTACTATATATCCCGGGTATCAGAAAACCAAAGTGGTCATTTTAAATTTAACGGTAAAAATCACGAAGTTATTTTAAGTAAAATATATCCAGAGGTTATTGATAATCAGTTTATTGCTGATATGGACTTCATCGATGGCTTTCCTATTGGAATTAAACGAGGTCAAACACTCAGTATAGATTTAGAGCTTGGAAATGCATCTACCACAAAGACTTTAAAAAAAGGTGGGTTCTATCGCTATACAAGTGGAAAATGGGTATATCGGGTATTAGAAGATGGCTCTGGAGCAAAAAAAGTAAAAATCACACCAGGGCGTCAAAACCCTCAAACATTTGAAATTCTTAATGGTTTAAGTGCTGGTGACAAAATCATAACCACTAATTATGAAGATTTTGGCGATGCAGACGAAATAACGTTCAAGTCACCAATTCAAGGATAAATTACTTTATAGCAAGTGCCAGGGAGTTAGCTCTGGCATAGCTGTTACTTCTGACAAATAAATTATGCTCAATGGGAAAGTTCACAAACTGAAGTGGGTTGGTAACTTGGATCAAGCACAAACAAATTCGATAAATTATTATAGCAGCTAAAAATGATTTAACAGCGCCATTAAAAGTATAGCGGTTATATTTAACTTTAAATATAAGTTTTACTGTTAAGGCCCTAAATATTAACACAAAAAAGGTATTGGCAATGCGAAATAATACTATAAACATGCTGGAAAGAATTCACTTTGAAGTTGCGGATATATGCCTAATTAAAAACACCATTATTCAGATTCAATACCATCTATAAAGGTTAATTTTGGTATACCCTCAAGTAAAATTTTATGAATATGAAGTTGTAAACTTCTAACAAAAAATATTTAAATAAATAAATTAGGCGAAACTAAGGCAGGCAAATGACGAATTCACCAGTTATCCTTATCGACAATCTAAAAAAAATATTTCTTACAGAGGAAGTAAAAACGACTGCCCTGAACGGAGTTAGCTTAGAAGTTCAAAAAGGGGAATTTGTAGCCCTTATGGGCCCATCTGGATGTGGGAAATCCACTCTGATGAACATATTAGGACTTATCGATAATCCTAATTCTGGTAGCTACAAGTTTCTAAATGAGGAAGTCGGAAAATATAATGAAAGGCAGCGGGTTCGTTTGAGGAAAGAAAACATAGGCTTTGTTTTTCAAAGCTTTAACCTTATCGATGAACTAACTGTATATGAGAACGTAGAACTACCATTGCTGTATAACAAAGTACCAAGCTCAGAAAGAAAAGCAAAGGTAGAAGCAGTTATAGCAAAAATGGATATGACTCATCGTATTCACCACTTCCCGATGCAGCTATCTGGCGGTCAACAGCAGCGGGTTGCCGTTGCTCGTGCACTTGTCCACTCTCCGGACATAATTCTGGCTGACGAACCTACTGGTAACTTAGACTCAGTCCATGGCGAAGAAGTTATGAAAATATTTCAGCAACTTAACTCTGAAGGGACGACTATCGTAATGGTTACCCACTCAGTGAAAGATGCTACCTATGCCCATCGGGTTATTCGCCTTCTCGATGGGAAAGTCACAGAAGAGGAGATAGCTGAGGTATCACTAAATGTTTAAGAATTACCTACTAGTCGCATTACGAGGCCTGTCTCGCGAAAAAGTATATGCCGGTATAAACCTCATAAGTTTATCTTTGGCTGTTGGCTGCTGCTTAATATTATCTCTCTATATCCGTAGCGAACTCACATATGACAGGCACCATGAAAATCACAATAGTATTTACCGCGTTACAAATGAAATTTTCAACCGAGGAAAAGGTGAACGATTTTCCATCACTTCTCAAGCGCTGGGGCCATTACTAGTAAAGGAATACCCAGATATAGGTGAATATGTTCGCTTTAAATCAATGGGCAAAACTCTTCTAAAAACTGAAGATAATGAGGCATTTTGGCAAGACGTCATAATGGCAGACCCAAACGTATTTGATGTGTTTACTCATGAAATAATATATGGAAATACAGAAGATGCATTATTAGACCCATATGCAATTATTATTAGTCAAAGGACATCTGACTTCTATTTTGGTAATGAAAACCCTGTTGGTAAAACTCTGTATACAGATACAGGGAGCTATCAGATAAAAGCCGTTTTCCGTAATCTTCCAGATAATACTCATTTAAAGTATGACATAGTTATGTCTACTAAACTCCTCGATAACCTGGGGCAAGGTGATGCAACACTTACACCTAGGCGGCTATTTTACATTGGATTCATGACATACTTTCATCTGGCAGATACATACTCTGAATCAGATTTACAACGAATTCTCGCAGAATTTAATGAAAAAATCATGACTGAACCAGGTAGAGAGTTTGAACTAACCATAGACTTTCATACTCAGCCCTTACTAGATGTTTATTTTTCTAGTGGTTGGCAAGGTGGCCCTCCGAGTGGAAATATATTTTTTATTTACGGATTTATTGCTGTAGCAATATTTATTCTATTGGTAGCCTGTATTAATTATACAAACCTAGCAACAGCCAGAGCTACGAAACGAGCTAAAGAAGTCGGTGTACGTAAAGTTCTAGGCGCAGAGAAATTTCAGTTAATTTGTCAATTTTTAGGTGAGTCAATTGTATATACAATTTTGGCATTTATAATAGGTATCATTGGAGTAAAACTTGCTGAAACTTATACACCATTAGTCTACTTGCTTGATAAGCTTAGTCTTGTTGACTTCTCAGAAGACAAGTTATTTCTATGCGCTCTCTTTTTTGGAGTTAGCATTGTCGGTATAATAGCCGGAGTTTATCCAGCTTTCTACTTATCATCTATACCTCCAGTTGCATCACTTACAGCAAATAAAAAAGCATCTGCTAATCGAATAAGTATTCGACAGGTATTAATCTTTATTCAATTCTTTGTATCAATCAGTGTTGTAGCTTGTACATTGATTATGGGGCAGCAAATGCATTATGCAGCTAATAAATCCCTAGGATACCAACAAGAAAATAAGCTCGCTATTCAACTATATGGTGCGGAGGCAATCCAAAAAATCCCACTTATAAAAAATGAACTTATGGCAGATCCAAATATTCTCGGCGTCGCTGAAACTTCATTTGTTCCAGGTAGCGGAGCGAGAATTAGTCTTATGAAAATTGAAAACAATGAAGGGGAATTTGAGAAAGTTGGCCTCTTTCACATGACTGTTGGAGATGAGTTTGTCGATGTAATGGGGTTGGATATTATTAAGGGGCGAGGGTTCTCTAAAGGACAGTCTTCCAATGAGCAAGGTGCAGTACTGGTCAATGAGACATTGGTCAAAACTCTTGGCTGGGATAATCCATTAGGAAAACGAGTCGA
This DNA window, taken from Microbulbifer sp. VAAF005, encodes the following:
- a CDS encoding type II toxin-antitoxin system RelE/ParE family toxin, which gives rise to MAYDVVIHREAKKDIKKLHPQIRDRVISALEAISEDPRLHGSIQLSGYSDLYRYRVGHHRIVYRINDGELEVLVLDVKPRGEVYKKY
- a CDS encoding nuclear transport factor 2 family protein gives rise to the protein MNKASVDEIKSLLSDWAESTRQDKKDKILENHQPEAVIFDVLAPIKYEGKLAYRKSFDEWQPPFAIPCLFELSELNIQAGDDTGFAHCLINCGGTLPDGKQVKDTVRATFCFVKTKDSWQFAHHHISSPMKVGK
- a CDS encoding DUF4240 domain-containing protein, whose amino-acid sequence is MEDSRFWDIVESVTNRVSDIEDIFEGLVEVVSKLTPKEIIAFKQKQYEVSDLVYRWDIWAVAYILNGGCSDDGFTYFRAGLISGGREKFDAALKNPESLADWLPEDFEAEDFMYIANDAYEKVTGKEFPYDRLTSEGRDDPVGEAWDEDDLPKRYPALYSKYF
- a CDS encoding energy transducer TonB, whose product is MRIATLFILLFFATFSYSEEITNCPQKLQRIEGYDPSYPIRESRQPVDGWVVLTARLNPDGELEEVDIVESVPHKFFDQSVLNAVSSWKFDWSGSWCKYKTKIIFVFSGL
- a CDS encoding HlyD family efflux transporter periplasmic adaptor subunit, which encodes MDEVIQRRKLPLKKATIVIGALILVALIVVSISGNPASIEVDTKRLVISQVEEKIFSEYIPVIGTVTPQTTVYLDLQEGGIVKEIYIQGGTLVQKGDVILQLANASAQKSNVDSESQALRTLNDLRTQKINLTQQYLQSKENLLDLNKQLLDAQRLFSKLTKLYENDGANITQNEYEEARDMVLYLKKKIELKEERIKQENTLRLQQEEQIDDSIKRSNRSLIILSDIMNSLEVRAPISGQLSSMNAEIGQSFNRGQRVGQVDKLDHFKVRVKIDQYYISRVSENQSGHFKFNGKNHEVILSKIYPEVIDNQFIADMDFIDGFPIGIKRGQTLSIDLELGNASTTKTLKKGGFYRYTSGKWVYRVLEDGSGAKKVKITPGRQNPQTFEILNGLSAGDKIITTNYEDFGDADEITFKSPIQG
- a CDS encoding ABC transporter ATP-binding protein; this encodes MTNSPVILIDNLKKIFLTEEVKTTALNGVSLEVQKGEFVALMGPSGCGKSTLMNILGLIDNPNSGSYKFLNEEVGKYNERQRVRLRKENIGFVFQSFNLIDELTVYENVELPLLYNKVPSSERKAKVEAVIAKMDMTHRIHHFPMQLSGGQQQRVAVARALVHSPDIILADEPTGNLDSVHGEEVMKIFQQLNSEGTTIVMVTHSVKDATYAHRVIRLLDGKVTEEEIAEVSLNV
- a CDS encoding ABC transporter permease, which produces MFKNYLLVALRGLSREKVYAGINLISLSLAVGCCLILSLYIRSELTYDRHHENHNSIYRVTNEIFNRGKGERFSITSQALGPLLVKEYPDIGEYVRFKSMGKTLLKTEDNEAFWQDVIMADPNVFDVFTHEIIYGNTEDALLDPYAIIISQRTSDFYFGNENPVGKTLYTDTGSYQIKAVFRNLPDNTHLKYDIVMSTKLLDNLGQGDATLTPRRLFYIGFMTYFHLADTYSESDLQRILAEFNEKIMTEPGREFELTIDFHTQPLLDVYFSSGWQGGPPSGNIFFIYGFIAVAIFILLVACINYTNLATARATKRAKEVGVRKVLGAEKFQLICQFLGESIVYTILAFIIGIIGVKLAETYTPLVYLLDKLSLVDFSEDKLFLCALFFGVSIVGIIAGVYPAFYLSSIPPVASLTANKKASANRISIRQVLIFIQFFVSISVVACTLIMGQQMHYAANKSLGYQQENKLAIQLYGAEAIQKIPLIKNELMADPNILGVAETSFVPGSGARISLMKIENNEGEFEKVGLFHMTVGDEFVDVMGLDIIKGRGFSKGQSSNEQGAVLVNETLVKTLGWDNPLGKRVEMFNATVIGVVRDFHVGSLHDPIPSLILRPFNIVDYSSLSSSQLSMMNRTLAISIKNTNVRDTIDKVESVVSQFDQEHPFEFKFYDNLLQELYADESNLMSLIGMFAAICIFISCLGLFGLSAFTTEQRTKEIGVRKVLGASTYQIIYMLVKPQMILVIIASFAASLTSYWIMNDWLNTFAYRADIEIWIFILATLIVATVAFITVVLQSASTANANPVKSLRYE